In the Nitrospiraceae bacterium genome, CACTACAGGCGTAAGCTTCAGCTGTATTGTGCCTTTTCTAAGAGCTTCCCTTATCTCTTCAGCAGTGGCTTCTTCTCCGCTAAGATATTTTTCCATTATTTTTTCGTCTACGTCAGACAATGCTTCAAGCATTTTGTCTCTGTACTTCTTTGCAATGGATTTCATATCCGAAGGGATTTCAGCCTCAACAAATTGCGCCCCGAGTGTTTCATCTTCGAAATATATTGCCTTCATTTTCACTAAATCTATAGGCCCTCTGAAGTTCTCTTCAGCACCTATTGGTATCTGTATTGGAACAGGATTAGCGCCAAGACGATCAACCATACTGTTTACACACATAAAGAAATCCGCTCCTGCCCTGTCCATTTTATTCATGAAAGCAATTCTTGGCACATTATATTTATCAGCCTGACGCCAGACAGTCTCTGACTGCGGCTCAACGCCTGCAACTGAATCAAATACTGCAACTGCCCCATCAAGAACTCTCAAAGATCTTTCTACCTCAATTGTAAAATCTACATGCCCTGGCGTGTCGATAATATTTATTATGTTGTCCTTCCAGGAACATGTGGTAGCAGCAGAGGTTATTGTTATTCCTCTTTCCTGCTCTTGGACCATCCAGTCCATGACTGCAGTGCCTTCATGAACCTCGCCTATTTTATATGTAACACCTGTATAGTAAAGGATACGTTCTGTGGTCGTAGTCTTTCCTGCATCTATATGAGCCATGATGCCAATATTCCGTGTGTTTTGTAATGATAATTTTTCTGACAAAATCTTTCTCCTGTACTATTCTTACCATCTATAATGTGCAAAAGCCTTATTGGCCTCAGCCATTTTGTGGGTATCCTCTTTCTTTCTTATAGAGGTACCTGTGTTGTTAAATGCATCCATTATTTCTCCAGCAAGCCTCTCCCTCATAGTCTTTTCAGCCCTGTCGCGTGCAAAGTTCCTCATCCATCTAAATGCAAGAGCCATTCTCCTCTGAGGCCTGATTTCAACCGGCACCTGATACGTTGCTCCGCCAACCCTGCGCGGTTTTACCTCAACAACAGGTTTTAAATTCTCAAGTGCTGTTTTGAATACTTTAAGAGGGTCATTCCCTGTCTTTTCTTTTATAATATCAAACGCGCCATAGCATATCTTTTCTGCTGTAGCTTTTTTACCGTCTTCCATCAATACGCTCATGAATTTACTTACAACCTTGCTGTTGTATTTAGGATCTGGCAATGCTTCGCGTTTTTCTGCAACTCTTCTTCTTGGCATCTGATTATTCCATTACTTAGGCTTCTTAGCCCCGTACTTGGACCTCCCTCTTCTTCTATCTGCAACACCCATTGAATCAAGGGTGCCTCTTATTATATGGTATCCAACTCCCGGAAGATCCTTAACCCTTCCGCCTCTTATCATTACAATTGAGTGTTCCTGAAGATTATGCCCAACGCCTGGTATGTATGCTGTCACTTCCATCCCATTTGTAAGCCTGACCCTAGCAACCTTTCTCAAAGCTGAGTTTGGTTTCTTAGGAGTTGTCGTATAAACTCTTACACATACACCTCTTTTTTGAGGGCACATCTTAAGCGCAGGACTTTTAGTCTTATTCAATACGCTTTTTCTTCCGTTTTTTACTAATTGTGCTATTGTTGGCACAAATCCTCCGTGTATGATTTTTACAAAAAGCTGTTTTCTACGGGAAAACTTTGAAATCTTACCAAAGCGTAGTTTTTTTGTCAAGCATATTT is a window encoding:
- the rpsL gene encoding 30S ribosomal protein S12 is translated as MPTIAQLVKNGRKSVLNKTKSPALKMCPQKRGVCVRVYTTTPKKPNSALRKVARVRLTNGMEVTAYIPGVGHNLQEHSIVMIRGGRVKDLPGVGYHIIRGTLDSMGVADRRRGRSKYGAKKPK
- the rpsG gene encoding 30S ribosomal protein S7, whose amino-acid sequence is MPRRRVAEKREALPDPKYNSKVVSKFMSVLMEDGKKATAEKICYGAFDIIKEKTGNDPLKVFKTALENLKPVVEVKPRRVGGATYQVPVEIRPQRRMALAFRWMRNFARDRAEKTMRERLAGEIMDAFNNTGTSIRKKEDTHKMAEANKAFAHYRW